A single Vanacampus margaritifer isolate UIUO_Vmar chromosome 14, RoL_Vmar_1.0, whole genome shotgun sequence DNA region contains:
- the auh gene encoding methylglutaconyl-CoA hydratase, mitochondrial isoform X2 produces MAAVVGRRALLQACRVHFTDSESASKIGSFYFTSRRYVGSTKSFFPPVGFGTLGRQYSSEAKDDLVVRYLDGEDYGIVVVGINRPKAKNAISKNLVKMMSEAVEDIKNNNKVRSVILCSLVPGIFCAGADLKERAKMHQSEVGPFVSKARALITELGNLPMPTIAALDGAALGGGLEMALACDIRVASNAAKMGLVETKLAIIPGAGGTQRLPRVIGVSHAKELMYTARVVDGAEACRLGLVSHSVEQNKSGDAAYLRALELARDINPQGPIAVRMAKLAINQGMEVDLSTGLAIEEACYAQC; encoded by the exons ATGGCGGCCGTGGTTGGACGCAGGGCACTTTTGCAAGCCTGCCGCGTGCATTTTACAGACAGTGAGAGCGCGAGCAAGATAGGCTCGTTCTACTTCACTTCAAGACGGTATGTCGGCTCCACTAAATCATTTTTTCCTCCGGTGGGCTTTGGCACATTGGGACGACAGTACAGCTCGGAAGCAAAGGACGACTTGGTCGTGAGGTATCTTGACGGAGAAGATTACG GTATAGTGGTTGTTGGGATAAACCGACCAAAAGCCAAAAATGCTATAAGCAAAAATCTGGTTAAAATG ATGTCGGAGGCTGTGgaggatataaaaaataataacaaagtcCGCAGTGTAATCTTGTGCAGTTTAGTTCCAGGGATCTTCTGTGCAG GAGCAGACCTTAAGGAGAGGGCCAAGATGCATCAAAGTGAAGTGGGGCCATTTGTGTCCAAAGCAAGGGCACTAATCACTGAACTGG GTAACCTACCAATGCCAACAATAGCTGCACTGGATGGAGCCGCCTTAGGAGGAGGCTTGGAAATGGCTCTGGCGTGTGACATCAGAGTTGCCT caaatgctgcaaaaatgggACTTGTTGAGACCAAACTTGCTATTATTCCTGGGGCAG GTGGTACTCAGCGACTCCCCAGGGTGATTGGTGTGTCCCATGCTAAAGAATTAATGTACACAGCCCGGGTGGTGGATGGAGCAGAAGCCTGTCGCCTGGGTCTGGTCAGTCATTCTGTGGAGCAGAATAAGAGTGGAGATGCTGCCTATCTGCGAGCTTTGGAGCTTGCACGTGACATTAACCCTCAG GGTCCGATTGCAGTCAGGATGGCAAAACTGGCCATCAATCAGGGAATGGAG GTGGATTTGTCTACAGGCTTGGCTATTGAAGAAGCATGCTATGCACAA
- the auh gene encoding methylglutaconyl-CoA hydratase, mitochondrial isoform X1, producing the protein MAAVVGRRALLQACRVHFTDSESASKIGSFYFTSRRYVGSTKSFFPPVGFGTLGRQYSSEAKDDLVVRYLDGEDYGIVVVGINRPKAKNAISKNLVKMMSEAVEDIKNNNKVRSVILCSLVPGIFCAGADLKERAKMHQSEVGPFVSKARALITELGNLPMPTIAALDGAALGGGLEMALACDIRVASNAAKMGLVETKLAIIPGAGGTQRLPRVIGVSHAKELMYTARVVDGAEACRLGLVSHSVEQNKSGDAAYLRALELARDINPQGPIAVRMAKLAINQGMEVDLSTGLAIEEACYAQVIPTKDRLEGLAAFKEKRRPQYKGE; encoded by the exons ATGGCGGCCGTGGTTGGACGCAGGGCACTTTTGCAAGCCTGCCGCGTGCATTTTACAGACAGTGAGAGCGCGAGCAAGATAGGCTCGTTCTACTTCACTTCAAGACGGTATGTCGGCTCCACTAAATCATTTTTTCCTCCGGTGGGCTTTGGCACATTGGGACGACAGTACAGCTCGGAAGCAAAGGACGACTTGGTCGTGAGGTATCTTGACGGAGAAGATTACG GTATAGTGGTTGTTGGGATAAACCGACCAAAAGCCAAAAATGCTATAAGCAAAAATCTGGTTAAAATG ATGTCGGAGGCTGTGgaggatataaaaaataataacaaagtcCGCAGTGTAATCTTGTGCAGTTTAGTTCCAGGGATCTTCTGTGCAG GAGCAGACCTTAAGGAGAGGGCCAAGATGCATCAAAGTGAAGTGGGGCCATTTGTGTCCAAAGCAAGGGCACTAATCACTGAACTGG GTAACCTACCAATGCCAACAATAGCTGCACTGGATGGAGCCGCCTTAGGAGGAGGCTTGGAAATGGCTCTGGCGTGTGACATCAGAGTTGCCT caaatgctgcaaaaatgggACTTGTTGAGACCAAACTTGCTATTATTCCTGGGGCAG GTGGTACTCAGCGACTCCCCAGGGTGATTGGTGTGTCCCATGCTAAAGAATTAATGTACACAGCCCGGGTGGTGGATGGAGCAGAAGCCTGTCGCCTGGGTCTGGTCAGTCATTCTGTGGAGCAGAATAAGAGTGGAGATGCTGCCTATCTGCGAGCTTTGGAGCTTGCACGTGACATTAACCCTCAG GGTCCGATTGCAGTCAGGATGGCAAAACTGGCCATCAATCAGGGAATGGAG GTGGATTTGTCTACAGGCTTGGCTATTGAAGAAGCATGCTATGCACAA
- the nfil3 gene encoding nuclear factor interleukin-3-regulated protein — MQSVKQEIDSSEPYSGDDGLLLAVALQGANQDLIGDVSAMPFIAKTTCRRKREFIPEEKKDTVYWERRRKNNEAAKRSREKRRINDMVLENKLMALGEENASLKAELLSLKLKFGLLSSAAYAQEIDMLSSQKSAHLYQQFVTASADQGSSSKETEPHHLRSSCISVIKQSPNISKAYAPTQGSLSMCRTTEVKREQADNGSFLHDTSSPYELFRNYMTNPLSRVCTQSAPFLQITRSSSNSPRSSDDGALSKSSDAEDEQQVPKGLMPSAADPRSVIVSTHKVPEAGSSALPHKLRIKAKTVQIKVESIDPEYESLSKLSLPTNSCFQASLNTSDCSQSLRCPLSEQVIAMHDWTQRTEQWHKISMKTFQDSSMSSRQNHSFSDKPIVNIKQPSYAYSEDEDCGLSEKTRHCKGLE, encoded by the coding sequence ATGCAATCAGTCAAGCAAGAAATTGACTCCAGTGAGCCATATAGTGGAGACGATGGCCTGCTACTGGCTGTGGCCTTACAAGGGGCTAACCAGGACCTGATAGGTGACGTCTCTGCTATGCCATTCATAGCTAAAACTACCTGTCGCAGGAAAAGGGAATTTATCCCTGAGGAGAAGAAAGACACTGTTTATTGGGAGAGACGCCGCAAAAACAATGAGGCGGCTAAGCGCTCAAGGGAGAAGCGGCGTATAAATGACATGGTGCTGGAGAACAAGCTGATGGCCCTTGGGGAGGAAAATGCCTCCCTCAAAGCTGAACTGTTGTCGCTTAAACTCAAATTTGGCCTTTTGAGCTCAGCAGCATATGCCCAAGAAATTGATATGTTATCTAGCCAAAAGAGTGCCCATCTATATCAGCAATTTGTCACAGCCAGCGCTGACCAGGGTTCCTCCAGCAAGGAAACAGAGCCTCACCACCTGCGCAGTAGCTGCATTTCAGTCATCAAACAATCACCAAATATATCCAAGGCATATGCTCCAACTCAGGGTAGTTTAAGTATGTGCAGAACCACAGAGGTCAAACGGGAACAGGCAGATAATGGCAGCTTTCTACATGACACAAGTAGTCCCTATGAACTATTTAGGAACTACATGACCAACCCCTTGTCAAGAGTCTGCACCCAATCTGCTCCATTCTTACAGATCACCAGGTCATCCAGTAACTCTCCCAGAAGCTCAGATGATGGTGCTTTGAGCAAATCATCAGATGCTGAAGATGAGCAGCAGGTCCCCAAAGGGTTGATGCCATCTGCAGCTGACCCAAGAAGTGTTATTGTATCTACACACAAAGTGCCCGAGGCCGGTTCGTCGGCTCTGCCTCATAAACTGCGAATCAAAGCCAAGACTGTCCAAATCAAAGTAGAATCCATCGACCCAGAGTATGAATCGTTGTCAAAACTGTCCTTGCCTACCAACAGCTGCTTCCAGGCGTCCTTGAACACTTCAGATTGCTCTCAGTCCTTGCGCTGCCCTTTGTCAGAACAAGTCATCGCCATGCATGACTGGACCCAACGGACTGAGCAGTGGCATAAAATCAGCATGAAAACATTTCAGGATAGCTCCATGAGTAGCAGGCAGAACCATAGCTTCTCAGACAAACCAATTGTGAACATCAAACAGCCATCCTATGCATACTCAGAGGACGAGGACTGTGGACTCTCTGAAAAAACACGTCACTGCAAGGGGCTGGAATGA